The Aedes aegypti strain LVP_AGWG chromosome 3, AaegL5.0 Primary Assembly, whole genome shotgun sequence genome contains a region encoding:
- the LOC110679637 gene encoding uncharacterized protein LOC110679637: MSEQIVVSHFRSTDLIQPLKEQPDTVHFNGTFQIRQFKSNPDLVARKAVEYNRFDRIPSPPVCGPQMLLMHRKMEKLNPPVRRVANTCLYVRPRSMEGKNCAFKQEENCAPSNETDEIRKLCQGFGQQMSLLK; encoded by the exons ATGTCAGAACAAATCGTCGTTTCCCACTTTCGTTCAACGGATTTGATTCAACCGTTGAAGGAACAACCGGACACGGTTCATTTCAATGGGACGTTCCAGATACGACAGTTCAAGTCCAATCCGGATCTGGTGGCCCGCAAAGCTGTTGAGTACAACCGATTTGATCGTATTCCATCGCCTCCGGTTTGTGGTCCGCAAATGTTGCTGATGCATCGGAAGATGGAAAAACTGAATCCGCCCGTTCGACGGGTTG CAAACACGTGTTTGTACGTCCGTCCAAGATCGATGGAAGGCAAAAACTGTGCATTTAAGCAAGAGGAGAATTGTGCACCGAGCAATGAAACGGATGAAATCAGGAAGCTTTGTCAAGGATTTGGTCAACAAATGTCACTTTTGAAGTAA